Genomic segment of Terriglobia bacterium:
TTTCCGCCTGGGACGGCGCTTCACCGGCCCGCCGCGGCACGCGCACGGCGGCATCATTGCCGTGATTCTGGACGAGGCGATGTCGAAGCCGTCCAAGCTGCGCAATGTGCTGGCGCCCACGGTGGAATTGACGGTCCGCTATTTGAAGCCTGTGCCGCTGGGAGAAAAGCTGACAGCATCGGGCTGGGAAGTGCGGGTGCGCGGCCGCGAGCACCTGCGCGCGGCGGAGATCCGCAACCATCGCGGAGAACTGCTGGCCAGCGGACGCGGCAAGTTCAAGGCGGTGGATGCGGATCGCATCATGCAGACGTTCCTGCGAACCACTGTTCCGGTCAGCCGCTGACCCGCAAGGAGAGAATCGGGCAGAGGCACTGGTCCTCTGCCCGCAGGAATCAATATTCGTCGTGGTCCTTGCTGTGGTCGTGGTCCCTGCTGTCGTCGTGGTCCTTGTCGTCGCGGTCCTTGCCGTCGTCGTCCTTCCTGGGTACTGCAGTAAGCGTGCCGA
This window contains:
- a CDS encoding PaaI family thioesterase; translated protein: MTKTRHIRDHIHHQHPVLKKHPALRKNYCFGCGKDNPEGMRLNFVHDEKEKRFVAHFRLGRRFTGPPRHAHGGIIAVILDEAMSKPSKLRNVLAPTVELTVRYLKPVPLGEKLTASGWEVRVRGREHLRAAEIRNHRGELLASGRGKFKAVDADRIMQTFLRTTVPVSR